In Mycobacterium gallinarum, a single window of DNA contains:
- the pks2 gene encoding sulfolipid-1 biosynthesis phthioceranic/hydroxyphthioceranic acid synthase, producing the protein MDNPGVASVAVIGMACRLPGGIDSPERLWQALLRADDLITEVPPDRWDAEEYYDPQPGVPGRSVSKWGAFLDDVAGFDSEFFGINEREATAIDPQHRLLLETSWEAIEHAGLTRETLTGSLTGVFVGLTHGDYQLLAADADAVEGPYGFTGSSFSLASGRIAYAMGVHGPAMTVDTACSSGLTAVHMACRSLAEGESDLALAGGACVMLDPRKFVAGSAEGMLSPTGRCHAFDVAADGFVSAEGCVVVLCKRLPDALRDGDRILAVIRGTAANQDGHTVNIATPSAEAQTAVYSAALAAAGVDAGSIGMVEAHGPGTAVGDPIEYASLANVYGIDSPCALASAKTNFGHAQSAAGVLGLMKTVLALQHGIVPQNLHFTRLPDAMATIETKLFVPQAITPWPRNGGVPRRAAVSSYGLSGTNVHAIVEQAPESPAEAAVREVTSSERSSTPLLFLISSTSAEQLRRTAGRLADWVTAREDVALADLAYTLSRRRAHRPVRTAVIASTRQELVGALREVADGDTPHEPAVGQDDRGPVWVFSGQGSQWAQMGADLLATEPVFAAKIAEAEQLIASEAGFSVTEAMTAPQMVTRIEQIQPTLFTMQVALAATMRAYGVRPGAVIGHSLGEAAAAVAAGALSLEDGVKVICRRSRLMSRIAGAGAMASVELPAQQVLSELMTHGISDAVVAVVASPQSTVIGGATETVRDLVTVWEQRDVLAREIAVDVASHSPQVDPILDELIDVLADLHPKTPDIPFYSATMYDPREEAVCDADYWVQNLRQMVRFAPAVQAALEDGYRVFTELAPHPLLTHAVQQTARSLDMPMVALAGMRRDQALPSGLLGLLADLHKSGATVDFSELYPSGRLVDAPLPTWTHRRMMFSRDGQESPTHGGRTVSVHPLLGVHVRLQEEPERHVWQSEVGIAVQPWLGDHRIRNVAVFPGAAYCEMALAAGNALLGNDSEVRDIHFEQALILDEQTAISAAAVVSAPGVATFRVETGQGAELVTQATAVLHSAGEVQPSAHDIAALIAAHPRSVDGDDVRQRMDQRGVQYGPAFSGVAVVHTGEEGSATVVVEVALPRQIRSQQDAYGVHPALLDACFQSVAAHPDVQGLGEDVLALPLGIRRLRFYGAARNARYCYTRVTQADVFGVEADLDLLDEDGTILLTVQGLRLGMGASEHGHNDRVLAARLLTIEWRQRELPELDDIDAGRWLLINTATADVVATSLTDALKSLGTQCTTMSWPMRADQGQNVEAFGNHLRAGGLTGVVVLTGRENGGTQDDCAVRAREYVSHLVRIARELPTVTNELPRLYVVTRNAQTVVASDVANLEQAGLRGLIRVIGTEFPHLRATQIDVDDAADAEHLAQQLLGGSDDDETAWRNGAWYTARLCQSPLSPEERHTTIAHHDRDGVRLQIRTPGDLETAELATCERVSPGFGQIEVAVSASSVNFADVLVAFGRYPAFEGRLPELGTDFAGVVTAVGPDVTDHEVGDHVGGICADGCWATFITCDARRAVTLPAGLSDEQAAAVTTAHATAWYGLHELARIGGADKVLIHSGTGGVGQAAIAIARAAGAEIFATAGNEQRRQLLRDMGIAHVYDSRNLEFADQIRRDTDGYGVDIVLNSATGAAQRAGLELLALGGRFVEIGKRDIYGDTRLGLFPFRRNLSFYALDLGLLAYSDPDRLCDLLNTVYEHTATGLLPMPQSTHYPLADAATAIRVMGGAQHTGKLVLDVPHTGTRRVMVPPAQVPVFRRDGAYLITGGLGGIGLFLAERLAAAGCGRIVLSSRSEPTPEALEMIDRVRAAGAEVVVERGDISEAGTAPRLLASAIATGFPLRGVLHAAAVVEDATLINITDELIDRDWAPKVYGAWNLHTATIDQPLDWFCSFSSAAALVGSPGQGAYAAANSWLDSFTHWRRTQGLPATVIAWGAWAQIGRATALAESSEVAIAPDEGAYAFEAVLRHDRAYTGYAPITGAPWLALFVERTPFAEAFRSNAQSATGTRKLLAELNELPRDEWPMRLRRLISDQVALILRRSVDPDRPLSGYGLDSLGALELRTRVETETGIRISAGDFTTITIRGLAGMLCEKLASAQAGETEERSDGA; encoded by the coding sequence CATCGGCATGGCTTGCCGGCTTCCCGGGGGCATTGACTCTCCCGAGCGGCTATGGCAGGCGCTGCTGCGCGCTGACGACTTGATCACCGAGGTTCCCCCCGACCGGTGGGATGCCGAGGAGTACTACGACCCGCAGCCCGGGGTGCCGGGCAGGTCGGTGTCCAAGTGGGGGGCGTTCCTCGATGATGTCGCCGGCTTCGATTCGGAGTTCTTCGGGATCAACGAGCGCGAGGCCACCGCCATCGACCCACAACACCGCTTGCTGCTGGAAACCTCGTGGGAGGCCATCGAACACGCGGGGCTGACCCGCGAGACCCTGACCGGCTCATTGACCGGGGTATTCGTCGGCCTGACGCACGGCGACTATCAATTGCTGGCTGCCGACGCCGACGCGGTCGAAGGCCCATATGGCTTCACCGGTAGCAGCTTCAGCCTGGCGTCGGGGCGGATTGCGTACGCCATGGGGGTCCACGGTCCCGCCATGACGGTGGATACCGCATGCTCGTCGGGCCTGACGGCGGTGCACATGGCGTGTCGCAGCCTTGCTGAGGGCGAAAGCGATCTCGCGCTCGCTGGCGGCGCCTGCGTGATGCTGGATCCGCGAAAATTCGTCGCGGGCTCGGCGGAAGGCATGCTGTCGCCCACAGGGCGGTGTCATGCGTTCGACGTCGCAGCAGACGGATTTGTGTCAGCCGAAGGCTGCGTCGTGGTTTTGTGCAAACGGTTGCCGGATGCGCTGCGGGACGGTGATCGGATTCTGGCCGTCATTCGTGGGACCGCTGCCAACCAAGACGGCCACACGGTGAACATCGCCACACCATCGGCAGAGGCTCAGACCGCCGTCTATTCGGCGGCGCTGGCGGCCGCGGGGGTCGATGCCGGCAGCATTGGAATGGTCGAGGCGCATGGCCCCGGCACCGCGGTCGGAGACCCGATCGAATACGCGAGCCTGGCCAACGTCTACGGCATCGACAGCCCCTGCGCGCTGGCCTCGGCGAAAACGAACTTCGGCCATGCCCAGTCCGCCGCCGGGGTGCTGGGCTTGATGAAGACGGTCCTGGCACTGCAGCACGGTATTGTTCCCCAGAATCTGCATTTCACCCGGTTACCTGACGCTATGGCCACCATCGAGACGAAACTCTTTGTGCCGCAAGCGATCACGCCCTGGCCTCGCAACGGAGGCGTTCCCCGGCGGGCAGCGGTATCGTCGTACGGCCTGTCGGGGACCAACGTGCACGCCATTGTGGAGCAAGCACCTGAATCTCCTGCCGAAGCCGCCGTGCGAGAAGTTACCTCATCTGAGAGATCGTCGACGCCGCTGCTCTTCCTGATTTCGTCCACGTCGGCCGAGCAACTTCGCCGCACTGCCGGCCGACTGGCCGACTGGGTGACAGCACGAGAGGACGTGGCGCTGGCAGATCTCGCCTACACCCTGTCGCGACGGCGCGCGCACCGGCCAGTTCGCACCGCTGTGATCGCGAGTACCCGGCAGGAGCTCGTCGGGGCTCTGCGTGAGGTTGCCGACGGCGACACTCCTCATGAACCCGCGGTCGGACAGGACGACCGTGGGCCGGTATGGGTGTTCTCCGGGCAGGGCTCTCAATGGGCTCAGATGGGTGCCGATCTTCTCGCCACTGAGCCGGTGTTCGCCGCCAAGATCGCGGAAGCGGAGCAACTGATCGCATCCGAGGCGGGTTTCTCGGTGACTGAGGCGATGACCGCACCGCAAATGGTCACCAGGATCGAGCAGATTCAGCCCACGTTGTTCACGATGCAGGTGGCGCTGGCCGCCACCATGCGTGCCTACGGGGTTCGCCCCGGCGCGGTCATCGGGCACTCCCTCGGCGAGGCAGCGGCCGCCGTCGCCGCCGGAGCCCTCTCGTTGGAAGACGGGGTCAAGGTTATCTGCAGACGTTCTCGTCTGATGTCGCGCATCGCCGGCGCCGGGGCGATGGCATCGGTGGAACTGCCTGCCCAGCAGGTGCTTTCGGAGCTGATGACCCACGGTATCAGCGATGCCGTGGTGGCGGTGGTTGCCTCACCGCAGTCCACTGTGATCGGCGGCGCCACCGAAACTGTTCGGGATCTGGTTACGGTGTGGGAGCAGCGTGACGTGCTGGCGCGCGAGATCGCCGTCGACGTCGCCTCACACTCTCCGCAGGTCGATCCGATCCTGGACGAGCTGATCGACGTACTCGCAGATCTGCATCCGAAGACGCCGGATATCCCCTTCTACTCGGCGACCATGTACGACCCGCGGGAAGAGGCGGTATGCGACGCGGATTACTGGGTGCAGAATCTGCGGCAGATGGTGCGGTTCGCGCCCGCAGTGCAGGCCGCTCTGGAGGACGGCTACCGAGTTTTCACGGAACTCGCGCCCCACCCACTGCTCACCCACGCGGTCCAGCAGACAGCCCGAAGTCTCGACATGCCGATGGTGGCCCTGGCCGGTATGCGCCGCGACCAAGCGTTGCCATCCGGGCTGCTTGGTCTACTTGCGGATTTGCACAAATCCGGTGCCACAGTGGACTTCTCGGAGCTGTACCCCAGCGGGCGTTTGGTGGATGCGCCGTTGCCCACCTGGACGCACCGTCGAATGATGTTCTCCCGAGACGGCCAGGAATCGCCAACTCATGGCGGTCGCACGGTTTCAGTCCATCCGCTGCTGGGCGTACATGTGCGGTTGCAGGAAGAACCCGAGCGCCACGTCTGGCAATCCGAGGTGGGCATCGCCGTACAACCCTGGCTCGGCGATCACCGGATTCGCAATGTGGCGGTGTTTCCGGGCGCTGCTTATTGCGAGATGGCGCTGGCGGCCGGGAACGCCCTGCTGGGCAACGATTCCGAGGTCCGTGACATCCACTTCGAACAGGCCTTGATCCTGGATGAGCAGACCGCGATCAGTGCCGCCGCGGTGGTGTCAGCGCCGGGTGTTGCCACGTTCAGGGTCGAGACCGGTCAGGGAGCCGAACTCGTGACGCAAGCCACTGCCGTTCTGCATTCTGCGGGCGAGGTGCAGCCGTCCGCGCACGACATCGCAGCACTAATCGCTGCGCATCCTCGCTCTGTCGACGGCGACGATGTGCGCCAGCGTATGGATCAGCGTGGTGTTCAATACGGTCCGGCGTTCAGCGGTGTCGCAGTCGTACACACGGGCGAGGAGGGAAGCGCGACGGTGGTGGTCGAGGTTGCCCTACCGCGCCAGATCCGCTCGCAACAAGACGCTTACGGTGTTCATCCAGCGCTATTGGATGCCTGCTTCCAGTCGGTCGCCGCCCATCCGGATGTGCAGGGGCTGGGCGAAGACGTACTCGCGTTGCCGTTGGGCATCAGACGACTCCGCTTCTACGGTGCGGCCCGCAATGCCCGCTACTGCTATACCCGGGTAACGCAAGCCGACGTCTTCGGTGTCGAGGCCGACCTGGACCTACTCGACGAGGACGGCACGATCCTCCTCACGGTGCAGGGGTTGCGCTTGGGCATGGGCGCATCAGAGCACGGCCACAACGATCGTGTTCTCGCGGCACGGTTGCTGACCATCGAGTGGCGGCAACGCGAATTACCCGAGCTCGACGACATCGATGCCGGGCGCTGGTTGCTGATCAATACTGCGACCGCTGACGTAGTCGCGACATCGCTAACGGACGCATTGAAAAGCCTGGGGACGCAATGCACCACCATGTCCTGGCCGATGCGGGCCGATCAGGGTCAGAACGTCGAAGCGTTCGGAAATCATTTGCGTGCCGGCGGTTTGACAGGCGTGGTCGTCCTGACCGGACGCGAAAACGGCGGTACGCAGGATGACTGCGCGGTGCGTGCCCGCGAGTACGTGAGCCATCTGGTGCGCATTGCGCGCGAATTGCCCACGGTCACCAACGAGCTGCCGCGTCTGTACGTCGTGACGCGCAACGCCCAAACAGTGGTAGCAAGTGATGTGGCCAATCTGGAGCAGGCCGGGCTGCGGGGCTTGATCCGGGTCATCGGCACCGAATTTCCGCACCTCCGTGCGACCCAGATCGATGTGGACGACGCTGCCGACGCCGAGCATCTGGCGCAGCAACTGCTCGGCGGGTCGGATGACGACGAGACAGCCTGGCGGAACGGCGCCTGGTACACAGCGCGGCTGTGCCAGTCGCCCCTGAGTCCGGAGGAGCGCCACACCACCATCGCCCACCATGACCGTGACGGCGTGCGACTGCAGATCCGCACACCCGGTGATTTGGAGACGGCGGAACTCGCTACCTGCGAACGAGTTTCGCCGGGGTTCGGGCAGATCGAGGTCGCTGTCAGCGCGTCCAGCGTCAACTTTGCAGACGTGCTCGTCGCGTTCGGGCGCTACCCCGCCTTCGAGGGGCGACTGCCGGAGCTGGGAACCGATTTCGCCGGGGTGGTGACCGCCGTCGGGCCGGACGTCACGGACCACGAGGTGGGAGATCACGTCGGGGGGATCTGCGCCGACGGGTGTTGGGCGACTTTCATCACCTGTGACGCGCGCCGCGCCGTTACGCTACCTGCCGGCTTGAGCGACGAGCAGGCCGCAGCGGTGACCACCGCGCACGCAACCGCCTGGTACGGCCTACACGAGCTGGCCCGTATCGGGGGAGCCGACAAGGTGCTGATTCATTCCGGAACAGGCGGTGTGGGACAGGCGGCGATCGCCATCGCTCGCGCCGCGGGTGCTGAGATCTTCGCGACTGCGGGCAATGAGCAACGACGGCAGTTGTTGCGCGACATGGGAATAGCGCACGTATACGACTCACGAAACCTGGAGTTCGCCGATCAGATACGACGTGACACCGACGGCTATGGCGTCGATATCGTGCTCAACTCGGCCACCGGCGCTGCGCAACGCGCCGGCTTGGAATTGCTTGCGCTCGGCGGCCGATTCGTCGAGATCGGTAAGCGCGACATCTACGGCGATACCCGGCTGGGCCTCTTCCCGTTCCGGCGGAATCTCTCGTTCTACGCCCTCGACCTGGGATTGCTGGCATACAGCGACCCCGACCGGCTCTGCGATTTGTTGAACACGGTGTACGAGCACACCGCGACCGGCCTGCTGCCGATGCCGCAGAGTACGCACTATCCACTTGCCGACGCCGCCACCGCCATTCGAGTGATGGGCGGCGCGCAGCACACCGGAAAGCTCGTGCTCGATGTCCCGCACACCGGAACCCGCCGTGTGATGGTGCCACCCGCGCAGGTCCCTGTCTTCCGCCGCGATGGCGCCTACCTCATCACCGGCGGGTTGGGCGGCATCGGTCTGTTCTTGGCAGAAAGGCTCGCGGCCGCCGGTTGCGGGCGCATTGTGTTGTCCTCGCGGTCGGAACCAACGCCGGAGGCGCTGGAGATGATCGATCGCGTCCGCGCCGCCGGCGCAGAGGTCGTGGTCGAGCGCGGCGACATCTCCGAGGCCGGCACTGCGCCACGGCTGTTGGCCAGTGCGATCGCCACCGGGTTTCCGTTGCGCGGCGTTCTACATGCGGCGGCGGTGGTCGAGGACGCGACTCTGATCAACATCACCGACGAGCTGATTGACCGCGATTGGGCACCAAAGGTTTACGGCGCGTGGAACCTGCACACCGCCACGATCGACCAGCCGCTGGATTGGTTCTGCTCGTTTTCCTCGGCTGCCGCGCTGGTTGGCTCGCCCGGACAGGGTGCGTACGCCGCGGCCAACAGCTGGCTGGACTCCTTCACGCACTGGAGGCGGACCCAGGGGCTTCCTGCCACGGTCATTGCCTGGGGCGCCTGGGCCCAGATCGGGCGCGCCACCGCCCTGGCCGAGAGCTCGGAGGTCGCTATCGCGCCCGACGAGGGCGCCTACGCTTTCGAGGCGGTGCTGCGTCACGACCGCGCCTACACTGGCTACGCGCCGATCACGGGCGCCCCGTGGCTGGCACTCTTCGTCGAGCGAACCCCCTTTGCCGAGGCCTTCCGCTCCAACGCGCAAAGCGCCACCGGCACACGCAAACTGCTTGCGGAACTCAATGAGCTGCCTCGAGACGAGTGGCCGATGAGGTTACGGCGTCTGATCTCGGACCAAGTGGCCCTGATACTGCGCCGCAGCGTAGACCCCGACCGGCCGCTGTCCGGATACGGTCTGGATTCACTGGGCGCCCTCGAACTCCGTACCCGCGTCGAGACCGAAACCGGTATACGGATCTCGGCCGGCGACTTCACCACAATCACCATTCGCGGTTTGGCAGGGATGCTGTGCGAAAAGCTGGCGTCCGCACAGGCCGGTGAAACCGAGGAGCGGTCCGATGGAGCTTAA